In the genome of Chloroflexota bacterium, one region contains:
- a CDS encoding VWA domain-containing protein: MKARLSTVIILVALLALTLSPSAGAAPPNLQTPDTIEVGFLVDGSGSIAPPNFVIMKNGIAAAIEDTNCVPHDGTLTLSVIQFSRSARVEVEPVVITSANASSVGDQIRNMSQMADATNYEAALNLAVSTMLLTTDYSAINITTDGLPTVGIIDPEVLRAIPENAGIDEMDVEGIGVPGDVSFLQNLVYPQPFSMHPPTAWPPDAPGWVRLIDDFSDLEATICEKFTVLIAPTPEPTDTPEPTATPTNTPEPTPTATAEPTATPEPTATPEPQPSPTPVPEPATIALLGSGLVALGAYLRKRRGEDDI; the protein is encoded by the coding sequence ATGAAAGCCCGACTCTCTACGGTAATTATCCTCGTCGCCCTGCTGGCACTGACTCTCAGTCCCAGCGCCGGGGCTGCGCCACCAAACCTGCAGACCCCAGACACGATTGAGGTAGGCTTCCTGGTCGATGGCTCAGGCAGCATCGCACCGCCCAATTTTGTCATTATGAAAAACGGCATTGCCGCCGCCATTGAAGATACCAACTGCGTTCCCCATGATGGCACCCTGACTCTATCGGTCATCCAGTTCTCCCGGTCAGCCCGAGTGGAGGTGGAACCGGTGGTTATCACATCAGCCAACGCCAGTAGCGTGGGCGATCAAATTCGTAACATGAGCCAGATGGCCGACGCCACCAATTACGAAGCTGCCCTCAACCTGGCTGTCTCAACCATGCTGCTGACCACTGACTATTCAGCCATCAATATTACTACCGATGGTCTGCCCACGGTCGGAATTATAGATCCCGAAGTGCTCCGCGCCATTCCAGAAAACGCAGGCATCGACGAGATGGATGTTGAGGGTATCGGGGTTCCGGGCGATGTAAGCTTCCTGCAGAACCTGGTCTATCCCCAGCCCTTCTCGATGCACCCACCAACCGCCTGGCCCCCCGACGCCCCAGGCTGGGTCCGCCTGATCGACGACTTCAGCGACCTTGAAGCAACCATCTGCGAGAAGTTCACGGTGCTGATCGCGCCCACGCCTGAACCGACGGATACCCCTGAGCCCACGGCGACGCCAACGAATACACCTGAGCCCACGCCCACCGCAACGGCCGAACCTACGGCGACTCCCGAGCCTACGGCGACTCCCGAGCCGCAGCCGAGCCCGACGCCTGTTCCGGAACCCGCCACCATTGCCCTGCTGGGCTCCGGCCTGGTCGCCCTGGGCGCCTATCTGCGCAAACGCCGCGGCGAGGATGATATCTAG